A single region of the Salvia miltiorrhiza cultivar Shanhuang (shh) chromosome 8, IMPLAD_Smil_shh, whole genome shotgun sequence genome encodes:
- the LOC131000311 gene encoding uncharacterized protein LOC131000311: MEGGFTAEDLSTIGGIATVSLLHSFIPTHWLPFSIVGRAQKWTLSRTLLVTAFGAVLHVLSTSLLGITAVTITNTIAGEETVHKLASLLLVFLGGGYIVLFLAGKGGHSHSHNQPMEKMAVAGLVLVPALSPCATTLPVFLAVGNSSSMMVLAIIVLLFSTITVMTSLVALSFYGASQLKFHWVERYDKLLVGSVLCLVGVLTLIFHDHDGEAGSTGEHLHRKIISL, encoded by the exons ATGGAGGGCGGATTTACGGCGGAGGACTTGTCGACGATCGGCGGCATAGCCACCGTCTCGCTGCTGCACTCCTTCATCCCGACTCACTGGCTGCCGTTTTCCATTGTCGGCCGCGCTCAGAAATGGACGCTTTCTCGCACTCTTCTCGTTA CTGCATTTGGAGCAGTATTGCATGTCCTGTCCACTTCGCTACTCGGCATAACAGCAGTCACCATAACAAACACTATAGCAGGAGAGGAAACTGTACATAAACTTGCATCTTTGTTGCTCGTTTTTCTTGGTGGTGGTTACATCGTGTTGTTCCTGGCTGGAAAGGGTGGTCATAGCCATTCTCACAATCAACCTATGGAAAAAATGGCTGTTGCTGGTCTTGTTCTCGTCCCTGCATTGTCTCCTTGTGCAACCACTCTTCCAGTATTTCTTGCTGTTGGAAACTCATCCTCGATGATGGTGCTTGCTATCATAGTCCTGTTATTCAG CACGATAACTGTAATGACATCACTAGTGGCCCTCTCATTCTACGGTGCGAGTCAGCTCAAGTTCCACTGGGTGGAACGCTATGACAAGCTTCTTGTGGGATCAGTTCTATGTTTAGTCGGAGTTCTGACCCTCATTTTCCATGATCACGATGGAGAAGCCGGTTCAACCGGAGAGCATTTGCATCGGAAAATAATCTCTTTGTAA